The proteins below come from a single Kosakonia sp. SMBL-WEM22 genomic window:
- the tssI gene encoding type VI secretion system tip protein TssI/VgrG — MSNRITVQLPAEGLLFWKISGREALSEAFSFTLQLLGTDARMDRSQLLGKPVTVTLPTQGLSGSRYLNGKITRVAVSAVELSGTRYAVYQLTVEPDLWPMKRDRNLRIFQGQTVPQIVKTLLGEYQVNIEDKLTGSYRTWEYCVQYQESSFDFISRLMELEGIAYHFKHEADKHTLVLTDAATQHQPFSGYEFIPYHQTPSGGSTDEEGISQWALEDSVTPGIYSLDDYDFRKPNAWLFQARQNPNSPSPGAIDVYDWPGRFVEHGHGEFYARIRQERWQVEHQQIEGTATAIGIVPGCTFQLTNAAFFNDNGEYLVTAAHYNFEENRYASGADSQTVHRIDFSVIPSSVVFRPPQHTPWPRTYGPQTARVVGPQGESIWTDKYGRIKVKFHWDRLAKGDDTSSCWVRVSSAWAGQGYGGVQIPRVGDEVVIDFINGDPDRPIVTGRVYNEASMPPWALPAAATQMGFLSRSKDGSVDNANALRFEDKAGEEQVWIQAERNLDTHVKNDETRSVGGSQTVNITRDHTGKVAGTHFQATQLSHDEVIGGGFTQKVQGPLVQASDTAIQLVSGKSVLTLGANGTVTLQCENFKIDAQGNGQINTGGLLDLNLSKPQPQGEVAPTISQIQDAVKQAFNQGKDK, encoded by the coding sequence ATGAGCAATCGCATCACTGTTCAGTTACCTGCCGAGGGGCTGCTCTTCTGGAAAATTTCTGGTCGTGAAGCCCTGTCCGAAGCATTCTCCTTTACCCTGCAATTGCTCGGTACTGACGCGCGCATGGATCGCAGCCAGCTGCTCGGTAAACCGGTCACCGTCACCCTGCCAACCCAGGGCTTGTCCGGCAGCCGCTACCTTAACGGTAAAATCACCCGCGTCGCCGTAAGCGCCGTCGAGCTGAGCGGTACGCGTTATGCCGTTTACCAACTTACCGTAGAGCCGGATCTCTGGCCGATGAAGCGCGACCGCAACCTGCGTATTTTCCAGGGGCAGACGGTGCCGCAAATCGTGAAAACTCTGCTGGGCGAATACCAGGTCAATATTGAAGATAAGCTGACCGGCAGCTACCGCACGTGGGAGTACTGCGTGCAGTACCAGGAGAGCAGCTTCGATTTCATCAGCCGTCTGATGGAGCTGGAAGGCATCGCCTACCATTTCAAGCATGAAGCGGACAAACACACGCTGGTGCTGACCGACGCGGCCACCCAACATCAGCCCTTTAGCGGCTATGAGTTTATTCCCTATCACCAGACGCCATCGGGCGGCAGTACCGATGAAGAGGGGATCAGCCAGTGGGCGCTGGAAGATAGCGTGACGCCAGGGATTTACAGTCTGGATGATTACGATTTCCGCAAACCGAACGCGTGGCTTTTCCAGGCGCGGCAAAACCCGAACTCTCCTTCCCCTGGCGCGATTGATGTTTATGACTGGCCGGGTCGCTTTGTCGAGCATGGGCATGGCGAATTCTACGCCCGCATTCGCCAGGAGCGCTGGCAGGTTGAGCATCAACAAATCGAAGGCACCGCCACGGCAATCGGTATTGTGCCGGGCTGCACGTTCCAGCTCACCAACGCCGCATTCTTTAATGACAATGGCGAATATCTTGTCACCGCCGCGCACTACAACTTTGAAGAGAACCGCTATGCCAGCGGTGCCGACAGCCAGACGGTGCACCGCATCGACTTCAGCGTTATTCCCTCCTCGGTGGTGTTTCGCCCGCCGCAGCACACCCCCTGGCCGCGCACTTACGGCCCGCAGACCGCGCGCGTCGTGGGTCCGCAGGGTGAGAGCATCTGGACGGATAAATATGGCCGCATAAAAGTGAAGTTCCACTGGGATCGGCTGGCGAAGGGCGATGACACCAGCTCCTGCTGGGTGCGCGTCTCCAGCGCCTGGGCCGGTCAGGGCTATGGTGGTGTGCAGATCCCGCGCGTCGGTGACGAAGTGGTCATCGATTTTATCAACGGCGATCCGGATCGTCCGATTGTTACCGGCCGCGTTTACAACGAAGCGAGCATGCCGCCCTGGGCGCTGCCTGCCGCCGCAACGCAGATGGGCTTCCTCAGCCGCTCGAAAGATGGCTCGGTGGATAACGCCAACGCCCTGCGCTTTGAAGATAAAGCGGGCGAAGAGCAGGTGTGGATCCAGGCCGAGCGTAACCTTGATACCCATGTGAAAAACGATGAGACGCGCAGCGTTGGCGGCTCACAGACCGTCAACATCACGCGCGATCACACCGGTAAAGTGGCGGGAACCCACTTCCAGGCGACACAGCTTTCCCACGACGAGGTGATCGGCGGTGGGTTTACACAGAAAGTGCAGGGCCCTCTGGTGCAGGCCTCTGACACCGCCATTCAGCTTGTTTCTGGTAAATCGGTGCTGACTTTAGGTGCTAACGGTACGGTTACGCTGCAGTGTGAGAATTTCAAAATCGATGCGCAGGGGAACGGTCAGATTAATACCGGCGGGCTGCTGGATTTGAACTTATCGAAGCCACAACCGCAGGGTGAAGTTGCCCCTACCATTTCGCAGATCCAGGACGCGGTAAAACAAGCATTTAATCAAGGGAAAGATAAATAA
- a CDS encoding DcrB-related protein, protein MATAQFLISEGILNLPEACQDRSINVLRFNESNATLVITRAWDIKPGEEEAFISQQLAKVKRSMKKVVMGEVGDSQVANQPAREVSLRFENQGVLVHEKLAITRVEDHLLVLTFSRTAPFDAPADAFWASIKSGLQLGA, encoded by the coding sequence ATGGCGACCGCACAGTTTCTTATTTCGGAAGGCATCCTCAACCTGCCGGAAGCATGCCAGGATCGCAGCATTAACGTGCTGCGCTTTAATGAGAGCAACGCGACGCTGGTGATCACCCGTGCGTGGGACATCAAGCCAGGCGAGGAAGAGGCGTTTATCAGCCAACAGCTGGCGAAAGTGAAGCGCAGCATGAAGAAAGTCGTAATGGGCGAAGTGGGAGATAGCCAGGTGGCGAACCAGCCTGCCCGTGAAGTTTCACTACGCTTTGAAAATCAGGGCGTGCTGGTGCATGAGAAGCTGGCTATCACCCGCGTGGAGGATCATCTTCTGGTGCTGACGTTCAGCCGCACTGCGCCGTTTGACGCGCCTGCTGATGCTTTCTGGGCATCGATCAAATCGGGCTTACAGTTAGGGGCGTAA